From Aedes albopictus strain Foshan chromosome 1, AalbF5, whole genome shotgun sequence, one genomic window encodes:
- the LOC109406924 gene encoding biorientation of chromosomes in cell division protein 1-like 1 isoform X2 has translation MDNNLADDPNFIDAIVKEVKSQGLFDQFRKECLADVDTKPAYQNLRQRVESSVSKFLSQQKWSDNIRHKNQLREKLRKNIIDSGFLETGVERIVDQVVNPKISTVFHPKVEDIVYNYLGIEKPKPAVNGSGGLDVQTDFLPEDLEAVSPDSDKKSSSASSDIHPPMEPNQHEELKENIDDFESPAFEPLETRPPSQTKYESNDSHASAISGLTSQESVEDELVNESVSEQVGFEPADKQQANNVNEILVSVSGMAGNSPGKVSPEIAQNDSQLSQVSSNSRLSIITNSETTGQQQQQEQDKLGDPRLDITEEAQMPKFNENSNEEEGELSDSNDGDPGASSELEPQKSNFDLRQEAYDFKGTDRNRYLGTELEGELGERFTGRSGSGNNDGYARDEPTEPEEQHRIGSSPLAPARFEENSSHSERSLRICEDSTLEQKTLDTSDQVDNGDSAKTPLNDEHSTQSAPDVDKMDSSPVEVISLAAIQQHVADGDSRKDRHRGRDSDRKRHSSSHRHGSSSRDDRKQKPSSTSSRRSDRDRDRKHENGNSNSNSGNSRKTHDKRKEDDDHYSSHEKPTKRRRSTDRDSNDGAECGKYSRASGQGSVRSGEPAQDTGRDAQNSEKRGEGNQDSQAQLNDSLESSFEGFHEDQMHDNPKKMDKLAMILAKSSSKLKSTECSHKTIKKTKKPIHKSPKDVDRKNATSNMDVFAFSFDKPAKLGKNGETDHDDVEPVLPEVDSFDNLEEGVIVLEPTELAKVIEANEQQFAQATVSSVVDDDDDEIVQTAPHTFPITNPDDLVTLTTQPVIVDQMLTNGDNMDLELLIGEKQLRGDERTLDKIQQGLDVAKNRIRKPKIASNFSEARKIMKVRRQIEREEKKKREQAMALAKKLITENGNDQDDQGIELEFVCDANRNSSGPIISSPVRQKASKPNSSFEEESDLRYLPEDDQIFGEKKDLLEFLRHRTAGVAVPDDFKQNESRLYSLDSTPRHEKSARNIFPDNEDEETMTVELADPINDQPSVSKSDAGDHPHSFKEQKQQSPVPSVAVVKSSASTDSIERASELVEKATTPKQRTSKRKQSRSPPNAAASTEIDFEACLPVQRIDKEDQQASKTAILTVDISDVKPLTEGKESPGNNNNGILKAKRYSSDDLYKPRYNSRTRTRASEQVGI, from the exons atggacAATAATTTGGCCGACGATCCGAACTTTATCGATgcgatagtgaaggaggtcaaatCTCAAGGTCTGTTCGATCAGTTTCGAAAGGAGTGTTTGGCGGACGTCGACACCAAACCGGCCTACCAGAACCTCCGGCAGCGGGTGGAAAGCTCGGTGAGCAAATTTCTCTCTCAGCAGAAGTGGAGCGACAACATTCGCCACAAGAACCAGCTACGGGAGAAGCTGCGGAAGAATATCATAGA CTCCGGATTTTTGGAAACCGGCGTCGAGCGCATCGTCGACCAGGTAGTCAACCCCAAAATATCAACCGTATTCCATCCCAAAGTGGAGGATATAGTGTACAACTATCTGGGCATCGAAAAGCCGAAGCCGGCTGTTAACGGAAGTGGTGGCTTGGATGTGCAAACTGATTTCCTACCGGAAGATTTGGAAGCTGTAAGTCCCGATTCGGACAAAAAGTCATCGAGTGCTTCATCGGACATACATCCGCCGATGGAGCCTAACCAACATGAAGAGCTGAAGGAAAACATTGATGATTTCGAGTCGCCGGCCTTTGAACCACTGGAAACGCGGCCTCCTAGCCAGACGAAATACGAAAGTAATGACTCGCATGCCTCGGCCATTAGTGGTCTGACGTCCCAGGAATCCGTTGAGGATGAATTGGTGAACGAGTCAGTATCCGAGCAAGTTGGTTTCGAACCTGCTGATAAACAGCAAGCGAATAATGTTAACGAAATACTGGTCAGCGTTTCGGGTATGGCCGGTAACAGTCCGGGAAAAGTAAGCCCGGAAATCGCACAGAACGATTCTCAGTTGTCACAGGTATCTAGCAACAGTCGATTATCCATCATCACCAACTCGGAAACTACTGGCCAGCAACAACAACAAGAGCAAGATAAATTGGGAGATCCCCGGCTAGACATAACGGAAGAAGCACAGATGCCAAAGTTCAATGAAAACTCCAACGAGGAAGAAGGTGAACTATCCGATAGCAACGATGGTGATCCGGGTGCTAGTTCGGAGTTGGAGCCCCAAAAATCCAACTTCGATTTGCGGCAGGAAGCGTACGACTTTAAAGGTACTGATCGGAACAGATATCTTGGCACGGAACTAGAAGGCGAGCTAGGAGAAAGATTCACCGGCAGATCGGGTTCTGGTAATAATGACG GTTACGCTAGAGACGAGCCGACAGAACCGGAGGAACAGCATCGGATTGGATCTTCACCGTTGGCTCCGGCCAGATTCGAGGAAAACTCATCCCACTCGGAACGATCCTTGAGAATTTGTGAAGATTCTACTCTGGAACAGAAAACTTTAGACACCAGCGACCAAGTGGACAACGGCGATTCTGCTAAGACACCGTTGAATGATGAGCATAGTACCCAGTCGGCACCGGATGTCGACAAAATGGATTCATCGCCGGTGGAAGTTATCAGTTTGGCTGCCATTCAGCAACATGTTGCTGACGGAGATTCACGTAAGGATCGTCACCGTGGACGTGACAGCGACCGTAAGCGACATTCATCATCGCATCGTCACGGTTCGTCTTCGCGGGACGACCGAAAACAAAAGCCAAGTAGCACCAGCAGTCGCAGATCTGATCGAGATCGAGATCGCAAGCACGAAAACGGAAATAGCAACTCAAACAGTGGAAATTCGAGAAAAACTCATGACAAGCGTAAGGAAGACGATGACCATTACAGTTCACACGAAAAGCCAACAAAACGACGTCGATCAACAGATAGAGACTCAAACGATGGGGCTGAATGTGGTAAATATTCTAGGGCTTCCGGACAAGGTTCGGTTCGATCTGGAGAACCTGCTCAGGATACCGGGAGAGATGCACAAAATAGTGAAAAACGTGGCGAAGGAAACCAGGATAGTCAAGCTCAGTTGAACGATTCGTTAGAATCAAGCTTTGAAGGATTTCATGAGGATCAAATGCATGATAATCCGAAGAAAATGGACAAATTGGCAATGATTTTGGCAAAATCTTCAAGCAAATTGAAGTCGACTGAATGTTCTCATAAAACAATTAAAAAGACGAAGAAACCCATTCACAAATCACCGAAGGATGTCGATCGCAAAAATGCTACCAGTAATATGGATGTCTTTGCCTTTTCTTTCGATAAGCCGGCAAAATTGGGTAAAAATGGAGAAACAGATCATGACGATGTAGAGCCAGTTCTACCAGAAGTCGACTCATTTGATAATTTAGAAGAAGGTGTCATTGTTCTGGAACCGACAGAGCTGGCGAAGGTAATTGAAGCCAATGAACAACAGTTTGCCCAAGCGACTGTTTCAAGCGttgttgacgacgacgacgacgaaatagTTCAAACTGCACCTCACACCTTCCCTATCACCAATCCGGATGATTTGGTCACTTTGACTACCCAGCCTGTAATCGTAGATCAAATGTTAACCAATGGAGATAACATGGATCTTGAGTTGCTGATCGGTGAGAAGCAATTGCGCGGTGACGAAAGAACACTGGACAAAATCCAACAAGGCTTGGACGTCGCCAAGAATAGAATACGTAAACCGAAGATCGCATCCAACTTCAGCGAGGCTCGTAAAATCATGAAAGTCCGAAGGCAGATCGAGCGAGAGGAGAAAAAGAAGCGAGAACAAGCAATGGCTCTCGCTAAAAAGCTGATCAccgaaaatggaaatgatcagGACGATCAAGGAATTGAACTGGAATTTGTTTGCGATGCCAATAGGAATAGTTCAGGGCCGATCATTTCGTCGCCGGTCAGACAAAAAGCGTCGAAGCCCAATAGTAGCTTTGAGGAAGAATCGGACTTACGGTATCTTCCAGAAGATGATCAAATATTTGGCGAAAAAAAAGATTTACTAGAGTTCTTGCGACATAGGACCGCCGGCGTTGCTGTCCCAGATGATTTCAAGCAAAATGAGAGCCGACTATATTCGTTGGATTCAACACCTCGCCACGAAAAGAGTGCACGAAATATATTTCCAGACAACGAAGACGAAGAAACAATGACCGTGGAATTGGCTGATCCCATAAACGACCAGCCATCAGTTTCCAAGTCAGACGCCGGTGACCACCCACACAGCTTCAAGGAGCAGAAACAGCAATCACCGGTGCCATCAGTAGCAGTAGTGAAATCATCAGCTTCAACCGATAGTATCGAGAGAGCCTCAGAGCTGGTCGAAAAAGCAACAACACCCAAGCAACGAACATCGAAGAGAAAACAATCGCGATCGCCTCCTAACGCTGCCGCTTCTACAGAAATCGATTTTGAAGCGTGCCTCCCGGTACAACGGATTGACAAAGAGGATCAGCAGGCGTCTAAAACAG
- the LOC109406924 gene encoding biorientation of chromosomes in cell division protein 1-like 1 isoform X1 codes for MDNNLADDPNFIDAIVKEVKSQGLFDQFRKECLADVDTKPAYQNLRQRVESSVSKFLSQQKWSDNIRHKNQLREKLRKNIIDSGFLETGVERIVDQVVNPKISTVFHPKVEDIVYNYLGIEKPKPAVNGSGGLDVQTDFLPEDLEAVSPDSDKKSSSASSDIHPPMEPNQHEELKENIDDFESPAFEPLETRPPSQTKYESNDSHASAISGLTSQESVEDELVNESVSEQVGFEPADKQQANNVNEILVSVSGMAGNSPGKVSPEIAQNDSQLSQVSSNSRLSIITNSETTGQQQQQEQDKLGDPRLDITEEAQMPKFNENSNEEEGELSDSNDGDPGASSELEPQKSNFDLRQEAYDFKGTDRNRYLGTELEGELGERFTGRSGSGNNDGYARDEPTEPEEQHRIGSSPLAPARFEENSSHSERSLRICEDSTLEQKTLDTSDQVDNGDSAKTPLNDEHSTQSAPDVDKMDSSPVEVISLAAIQQHVADGDSRKDRHRGRDSDRKRHSSSHRHGSSSRDDRKQKPSSTSSRRSDRDRDRKHENGNSNSNSGNSRKTHDKRKEDDDHYSSHEKPTKRRRSTDRDSNDGAECGKYSRASGQGSVRSGEPAQDTGRDAQNSEKRGEGNQDSQAQLNDSLESSFEGFHEDQMHDNPKKMDKLAMILAKSSSKLKSTECSHKTIKKTKKPIHKSPKDVDRKNATSNMDVFAFSFDKPAKLGKNGETDHDDVEPVLPEVDSFDNLEEGVIVLEPTELAKVIEANEQQFAQATVSSVVDDDDDEIVQTAPHTFPITNPDDLVTLTTQPVIVDQMLTNGDNMDLELLIGEKQLRGDERTLDKIQQGLDVAKNRIRKPKIASNFSEARKIMKVRRQIEREEKKKREQAMALAKKLITENGNDQDDQGIELEFVCDANRNSSGPIISSPVRQKASKPNSSFEEESDLRYLPEDDQIFGEKKDLLEFLRHRTAGVAVPDDFKQNESRLYSLDSTPRHEKSARNIFPDNEDEETMTVELADPINDQPSVSKSDAGDHPHSFKEQKQQSPVPSVAVVKSSASTDSIERASELVEKATTPKQRTSKRKQSRSPPNAAASTEIDFEACLPVQRIDKEDQQASKTDDEIVQPCKESFNTPNNVRKARRVGLPKPKAITSTAILTVDISDVKPLTEGKESPGNNNNGILKAKRYSSDDLYKPRYNSRTRTRASEQVGI; via the exons atggacAATAATTTGGCCGACGATCCGAACTTTATCGATgcgatagtgaaggaggtcaaatCTCAAGGTCTGTTCGATCAGTTTCGAAAGGAGTGTTTGGCGGACGTCGACACCAAACCGGCCTACCAGAACCTCCGGCAGCGGGTGGAAAGCTCGGTGAGCAAATTTCTCTCTCAGCAGAAGTGGAGCGACAACATTCGCCACAAGAACCAGCTACGGGAGAAGCTGCGGAAGAATATCATAGA CTCCGGATTTTTGGAAACCGGCGTCGAGCGCATCGTCGACCAGGTAGTCAACCCCAAAATATCAACCGTATTCCATCCCAAAGTGGAGGATATAGTGTACAACTATCTGGGCATCGAAAAGCCGAAGCCGGCTGTTAACGGAAGTGGTGGCTTGGATGTGCAAACTGATTTCCTACCGGAAGATTTGGAAGCTGTAAGTCCCGATTCGGACAAAAAGTCATCGAGTGCTTCATCGGACATACATCCGCCGATGGAGCCTAACCAACATGAAGAGCTGAAGGAAAACATTGATGATTTCGAGTCGCCGGCCTTTGAACCACTGGAAACGCGGCCTCCTAGCCAGACGAAATACGAAAGTAATGACTCGCATGCCTCGGCCATTAGTGGTCTGACGTCCCAGGAATCCGTTGAGGATGAATTGGTGAACGAGTCAGTATCCGAGCAAGTTGGTTTCGAACCTGCTGATAAACAGCAAGCGAATAATGTTAACGAAATACTGGTCAGCGTTTCGGGTATGGCCGGTAACAGTCCGGGAAAAGTAAGCCCGGAAATCGCACAGAACGATTCTCAGTTGTCACAGGTATCTAGCAACAGTCGATTATCCATCATCACCAACTCGGAAACTACTGGCCAGCAACAACAACAAGAGCAAGATAAATTGGGAGATCCCCGGCTAGACATAACGGAAGAAGCACAGATGCCAAAGTTCAATGAAAACTCCAACGAGGAAGAAGGTGAACTATCCGATAGCAACGATGGTGATCCGGGTGCTAGTTCGGAGTTGGAGCCCCAAAAATCCAACTTCGATTTGCGGCAGGAAGCGTACGACTTTAAAGGTACTGATCGGAACAGATATCTTGGCACGGAACTAGAAGGCGAGCTAGGAGAAAGATTCACCGGCAGATCGGGTTCTGGTAATAATGACG GTTACGCTAGAGACGAGCCGACAGAACCGGAGGAACAGCATCGGATTGGATCTTCACCGTTGGCTCCGGCCAGATTCGAGGAAAACTCATCCCACTCGGAACGATCCTTGAGAATTTGTGAAGATTCTACTCTGGAACAGAAAACTTTAGACACCAGCGACCAAGTGGACAACGGCGATTCTGCTAAGACACCGTTGAATGATGAGCATAGTACCCAGTCGGCACCGGATGTCGACAAAATGGATTCATCGCCGGTGGAAGTTATCAGTTTGGCTGCCATTCAGCAACATGTTGCTGACGGAGATTCACGTAAGGATCGTCACCGTGGACGTGACAGCGACCGTAAGCGACATTCATCATCGCATCGTCACGGTTCGTCTTCGCGGGACGACCGAAAACAAAAGCCAAGTAGCACCAGCAGTCGCAGATCTGATCGAGATCGAGATCGCAAGCACGAAAACGGAAATAGCAACTCAAACAGTGGAAATTCGAGAAAAACTCATGACAAGCGTAAGGAAGACGATGACCATTACAGTTCACACGAAAAGCCAACAAAACGACGTCGATCAACAGATAGAGACTCAAACGATGGGGCTGAATGTGGTAAATATTCTAGGGCTTCCGGACAAGGTTCGGTTCGATCTGGAGAACCTGCTCAGGATACCGGGAGAGATGCACAAAATAGTGAAAAACGTGGCGAAGGAAACCAGGATAGTCAAGCTCAGTTGAACGATTCGTTAGAATCAAGCTTTGAAGGATTTCATGAGGATCAAATGCATGATAATCCGAAGAAAATGGACAAATTGGCAATGATTTTGGCAAAATCTTCAAGCAAATTGAAGTCGACTGAATGTTCTCATAAAACAATTAAAAAGACGAAGAAACCCATTCACAAATCACCGAAGGATGTCGATCGCAAAAATGCTACCAGTAATATGGATGTCTTTGCCTTTTCTTTCGATAAGCCGGCAAAATTGGGTAAAAATGGAGAAACAGATCATGACGATGTAGAGCCAGTTCTACCAGAAGTCGACTCATTTGATAATTTAGAAGAAGGTGTCATTGTTCTGGAACCGACAGAGCTGGCGAAGGTAATTGAAGCCAATGAACAACAGTTTGCCCAAGCGACTGTTTCAAGCGttgttgacgacgacgacgacgaaatagTTCAAACTGCACCTCACACCTTCCCTATCACCAATCCGGATGATTTGGTCACTTTGACTACCCAGCCTGTAATCGTAGATCAAATGTTAACCAATGGAGATAACATGGATCTTGAGTTGCTGATCGGTGAGAAGCAATTGCGCGGTGACGAAAGAACACTGGACAAAATCCAACAAGGCTTGGACGTCGCCAAGAATAGAATACGTAAACCGAAGATCGCATCCAACTTCAGCGAGGCTCGTAAAATCATGAAAGTCCGAAGGCAGATCGAGCGAGAGGAGAAAAAGAAGCGAGAACAAGCAATGGCTCTCGCTAAAAAGCTGATCAccgaaaatggaaatgatcagGACGATCAAGGAATTGAACTGGAATTTGTTTGCGATGCCAATAGGAATAGTTCAGGGCCGATCATTTCGTCGCCGGTCAGACAAAAAGCGTCGAAGCCCAATAGTAGCTTTGAGGAAGAATCGGACTTACGGTATCTTCCAGAAGATGATCAAATATTTGGCGAAAAAAAAGATTTACTAGAGTTCTTGCGACATAGGACCGCCGGCGTTGCTGTCCCAGATGATTTCAAGCAAAATGAGAGCCGACTATATTCGTTGGATTCAACACCTCGCCACGAAAAGAGTGCACGAAATATATTTCCAGACAACGAAGACGAAGAAACAATGACCGTGGAATTGGCTGATCCCATAAACGACCAGCCATCAGTTTCCAAGTCAGACGCCGGTGACCACCCACACAGCTTCAAGGAGCAGAAACAGCAATCACCGGTGCCATCAGTAGCAGTAGTGAAATCATCAGCTTCAACCGATAGTATCGAGAGAGCCTCAGAGCTGGTCGAAAAAGCAACAACACCCAAGCAACGAACATCGAAGAGAAAACAATCGCGATCGCCTCCTAACGCTGCCGCTTCTACAGAAATCGATTTTGAAGCGTGCCTCCCGGTACAACGGATTGACAAAGAGGATCAGCAGGCGTCTAAAACAG